From Rhodamnia argentea isolate NSW1041297 chromosome 10, ASM2092103v1, whole genome shotgun sequence, a single genomic window includes:
- the LOC115747619 gene encoding transcription factor PHYTOCHROME INTERACTING FACTOR-LIKE 15-like, with protein sequence MVAGFCGEGGLVSKSVVIVEVVEDEMGDLLASGSGDPNPDMLAPWPPSLPPLPCVAPFGRSTSTGTRRLAHLAAASMPGPEFVELVWENGRIAMRGGTPPSRCVVSGRSGDGQVASKATETCNGGRHWPCQSPMQQGRDLAQFVGSGLCPDPHLSSSRATAPRESNSLSKPGSTNFSLFLRPPGVLRADDRRATELPVRSPADEHLPSADAKTDRRAGIGDARQAPLTEPAAAFGRRTDFPDDTSGKTFPDEHSQVLGGKNCTRGSRKPNDQCRDPSSTAAAKAVGKTTAGERQPRDPTPAASSSVCSREASNYLAGTLKRMHEDSESIYPGEDEDDETEDGKRNMPTRSRTSVHNLSERRRGDRINKRMRALQELLPNCDKVDKASVLDEVIEYLKTLQRQLQIMSSTGSPLFMSPMMLPTGVHNVHAPHMNQFPLGMGMRIGAGANCSAFQFPIPPISGASALPRSNGTGIPMFGVQPYPYMPFIPTLTPSIPAVDVSGGNTAVDHGEFTAPSGNSDVIQNKEFSEARGHFQCAGEYLSRGIDPVDNVLTPSQQQWTCRK encoded by the exons CATCTGGGAGTGGGGACCCAAACCCTGATATG CTAGCTCCTTGGCCACCTTCTCTTCCCCCCCTTCCTTGCGTTGCTCCATTTGGAAGATCGACGTCGACTGGGACGAGACGCTTAGCACACCTAGCGGCTGCTTCCAT GCCTGGCCCTGAGTTCGTGGAGCTGGTGTGGGAGAACGGCAGGATTGCGATGAGAGGAGGCACTCCACCAAGCAGATGCGTCGTCTCCGGCCGCTCCGGCGATGGCCAAGTGGCTTCCAAAGCGACTGAGACTTGCAACGGCGGTCGTCATTGGCCGTGCCAGTCTCCCATGCAGCAAGGCCGAGATTTGGCTCAGTTCGTTGGATCAGGATTGTGTCCAGACCCTCATCTGTCATCGTCCAGGGCGACCGCACCGAGGGAGTCGAATTCTCTCAGCAAGCCCGGGAGCACgaacttttctctcttcttaCGGCCGCCTGGCGTCCTCCGGGCCGATGATAGACGCGCAACCGAATTGCCAGTAAGATCGCCAGCCGACGAACATCTCCCCAGCGCAGATGCGAAAACTGACAGGAGAGCAGGCATCGGAGATGCCCGACAGGCGCCATTGACCGAGCCAGCAGCGGCCTTTGGAAGACGAACGGATTTTCCTGACGATACTTCAGGAAAGACTTTTCCTGACGAACACTCTCAAGTCCTTGGCGGGAAAAACTGTACCCGTGGAAGCAGAAAACCTAACGATCAATGCCGGGATCCGTCGTCGACCGCGGCAGCGAAAGCTGTAGGCAAAACGACGGCCGGTGAGCGACAACCTCGCGACCCAACACCGGCTGCATCTTCTTCTGTGTGCTCGCGAGAAGCTTCCAACTATCTGGCGGGTACATTGAAGAGGATGCACGAAGACTCCGAATCGATATATCCAGGTGAA GACGAGGACGATGAAACAGAAGACGGGAAACGAAACATGCCGACTCGAAGCAGAACATCAGTTCACAATCTTTCGGAAAGA AGACGGGGAGACAGAATCAACAAGAGAATGCGCGCCTTGCAAGAACTTCTGCCAAATTGCGACAAG GTGGATAAAGCTTCAGTCCTGGATGAGGTGATCGAATATCTAAAGACCCTTCAGCGTCAATTACAG ATTATGTCTTCGACCGGATCGCCGCTTTTCATGTCTCCTATGATGTTACCCACAGGCGTACATAACGTGCACGCACCGCATATGAATCAATTCCCGCTAGGAATGGGCATGAGAATAGGAGCAGGAGCCAATTGCAGCGCATTTCAGTTCCCAATCCCGCCTATTTCTGGAGCCAGCGCTTTGCCTAGGAGCAACGGAACCGGCATACCTATGTTCGGAGTCCAGCCATATCCATATATGCCTTTCATTCCAACCCTAACGCCATCGATTCCGGCTGTGGATGTTTCTGGAGGAAACACTGCAGTTGACCATGGGGAATTTACAGCCCCATCTGGCAATAGCGATGTAATCCAGAACAAGGAATTCTCAGAAGCTAGAGGTCATTTCCAGTGTGCCGGTGAATACTTGTCGAGAGGCATTGACCCTGTGGACAATGTCTTAACTCCCTCCCAGCAACAATGGACATGCAGGAAATAG
- the LOC115747620 gene encoding charged multivesicular body protein 7 isoform X1: MDRDSLAHFIRREVPDWDDEVVATARFKAFSGQRSDWEPRYQFWRDLILRIARRFGLLLIEPSQVMKEWFNRGGLTPLCVDHVLSLMYDEGDILRKADLGDPSSGRLSQILRKVRLLVVRPSSAEAVLEDSVILAALLKEKACEVLNVLSESSWTSSCIVTRRRFQEICGGPEKESIILSYLSGCRKAQYLSIHKKEFIEGVKVSLTAAAVSTITSLDHDVLHLIWTTEKLQQQLDLIDQRYEKTRSLAAASLKAGNKKVALRYARELKLASESREKCAALLNRVEEVLQIVSDAESTKKVSEAIQIGARAMKENKISVGEVELCLEEIDESIDFQKQVEKALESTSTGRFEDEDVADELRKLELEVGKEHSQIGDQIDNASKEAEESEYAASLSEAFSNLKLEVNASEEIGHDRAPRASEEERKNSKFEAEAA; this comes from the exons ATGGATCGCGACTCTCTGGCTCACTTCATCCGCAGGGAAGTTCCCGACTGGGACGACGAAGTCGTCGCGACGGCGCGGTTCAAGGCCTTCAGCGGCCAGAGGTCCGATTGGGAACCCAGGTACCAGTTCTGGAGGGACTTGATTCTCAGAATCGCTCGCCGCTTCGGCCTCCTCCTCATCGAACCCTCTCAG GTGATGAAGGAATGGTTTAACCGCGGCGGTTTGACTCCTCTGTGCGTCGATCATGTTTTG TCTTTGATGTATGATGAAGGTGATATTCTCCGAAAAGCTGATCTTGGAGATCCGAGTAGTGGACGCCTTTCCCAGATCTTGAGGAAAGTAAGACTTTTGGTGGTAAGACCGTCGAGTGCTGAAGCAGTACTGGAAGATAGTGTCATTCTTGCTGCTCTCCTCAAG GAGAAAGCATGCGAAGTTCTGAATGTCTTATCCGAGAGCAGTTGGACATCTTCATGCATTGTAACAAGGAGAAGGTTCCAGGAGATTTGTGGAGGGCCTGAGAAAGAATCCATCATTTTGAGCTACCTGTCGGGATGCAGAAAAGCACAATACTTGTCCATTCACAAGAAGGAATTTATAGAG GGTGTTAAAGTTTCCCTTACGGCAGCTGCAGTTTCCACTATCACAAGTCTAGATCACGATGTTCTGCACTTAATTTGGACGACGGAAAAGCTTCAACAACAACTCGACTTGATTGATCAACGCTATGAGAA GACCAGAAGTTTAGCTGCTGCTTCTTTGAAAGCTGGAAACAAGAAAGTTGCGCTCAGGTATGCAAGAGAGTTGAAGCTGGCCTCTGAGAGCAGAGAAAAATGCGCAGCACTCTTGAACAGAGTGGAGGAAGTTCTTCAGATCGTTTCCGATGCTGAATCTACGAAAAAG GTTTCGGAAGCGATCCAAATTGGAGCTCGGGCAATGAAGGAAAACAAGATCAGTGTAGGGGAAGTTGAACTCTGTCTGGAAGAAATTGACGAGAGCATTGATTTCCAGAAGCAAGTTGAAAAGGCTCTAG AATCAACATCAACTGGCAGATTTGAGGATGAGGATGTCGCCGATGAGCTTAGAAAGTTAGAGCTGGAAGTTGGGAAAGAACACTCCCAGATAGGCGATCAGATAGATAATGCTTCAAAAGAAGCAGAGGAATCGGAATATGCCGCATCTCTAAGTGAAGCCTTTTCAAATCTAAAACTTGAAGTTAATGCATCCGAGGAAATTGGGCACGATCGTGCACCTCGAGCTAGTGAGGAGGAACgtaaaaattcaaagtttgaaGCTGAAGCTGCTTAG
- the LOC115747620 gene encoding uncharacterized protein LOC115747620 isoform X2, giving the protein MYDEGDILRKADLGDPSSGRLSQILRKVRLLVVRPSSAEAVLEDSVILAALLKEKACEVLNVLSESSWTSSCIVTRRRFQEICGGPEKESIILSYLSGCRKAQYLSIHKKEFIEGVKVSLTAAAVSTITSLDHDVLHLIWTTEKLQQQLDLIDQRYEKTRSLAAASLKAGNKKVALRYARELKLASESREKCAALLNRVEEVLQIVSDAESTKKVSEAIQIGARAMKENKISVGEVELCLEEIDESIDFQKQVEKALESTSTGRFEDEDVADELRKLELEVGKEHSQIGDQIDNASKEAEESEYAASLSEAFSNLKLEVNASEEIGHDRAPRASEEERKNSKFEAEAA; this is encoded by the exons ATGTATGATGAAGGTGATATTCTCCGAAAAGCTGATCTTGGAGATCCGAGTAGTGGACGCCTTTCCCAGATCTTGAGGAAAGTAAGACTTTTGGTGGTAAGACCGTCGAGTGCTGAAGCAGTACTGGAAGATAGTGTCATTCTTGCTGCTCTCCTCAAG GAGAAAGCATGCGAAGTTCTGAATGTCTTATCCGAGAGCAGTTGGACATCTTCATGCATTGTAACAAGGAGAAGGTTCCAGGAGATTTGTGGAGGGCCTGAGAAAGAATCCATCATTTTGAGCTACCTGTCGGGATGCAGAAAAGCACAATACTTGTCCATTCACAAGAAGGAATTTATAGAG GGTGTTAAAGTTTCCCTTACGGCAGCTGCAGTTTCCACTATCACAAGTCTAGATCACGATGTTCTGCACTTAATTTGGACGACGGAAAAGCTTCAACAACAACTCGACTTGATTGATCAACGCTATGAGAA GACCAGAAGTTTAGCTGCTGCTTCTTTGAAAGCTGGAAACAAGAAAGTTGCGCTCAGGTATGCAAGAGAGTTGAAGCTGGCCTCTGAGAGCAGAGAAAAATGCGCAGCACTCTTGAACAGAGTGGAGGAAGTTCTTCAGATCGTTTCCGATGCTGAATCTACGAAAAAG GTTTCGGAAGCGATCCAAATTGGAGCTCGGGCAATGAAGGAAAACAAGATCAGTGTAGGGGAAGTTGAACTCTGTCTGGAAGAAATTGACGAGAGCATTGATTTCCAGAAGCAAGTTGAAAAGGCTCTAG AATCAACATCAACTGGCAGATTTGAGGATGAGGATGTCGCCGATGAGCTTAGAAAGTTAGAGCTGGAAGTTGGGAAAGAACACTCCCAGATAGGCGATCAGATAGATAATGCTTCAAAAGAAGCAGAGGAATCGGAATATGCCGCATCTCTAAGTGAAGCCTTTTCAAATCTAAAACTTGAAGTTAATGCATCCGAGGAAATTGGGCACGATCGTGCACCTCGAGCTAGTGAGGAGGAACgtaaaaattcaaagtttgaaGCTGAAGCTGCTTAG